In Macrobrachium rosenbergii isolate ZJJX-2024 chromosome 6, ASM4041242v1, whole genome shotgun sequence, a genomic segment contains:
- the LOC136839481 gene encoding cytokine receptor-like factor 3 — translation MSDSEEKASSTSERLREEYRKHVKSQISLDLVDTITTLEQHHEQLLELCEQINLAKKQVTDSASNTKTTINTVFENFLAAVTDTVNERCKKLIEEVEKVQEEALDPLEQCSQMLEAKVREASERVEQGKRLQKHGGVLAKDTVIRFQEEAGAMTSLPEVPALCAVPSVSVEFPSDPSLIEGMHQLLADAGTVSRMGPVQITNIVEKPGALLVSWEEVDEDVSDDGIEFYLQCSTAGAVDSKTAAFHCRYKGPDYSYLLRDIYAGESYLLRVASRREGSTSLGPWSLVQSAKTTIPHFRWQQRANSGWTIADEGRLASKVNSDLEVLHSDGPLLVPGTSVLFKVACGGVGCSDEGLGLACKPISGPEQLLYQGALFLNTQGCVFLDGVSRVTWLPAIQEGVHVSFAVEKVSSIKLRVYIECQDKQVTYEWGVPDAHSGLYFVASFGEPCWRISVH, via the exons ATGTCTGACTCTGAAGAGAAGGCTAGCAGCACTAGTGAACGACTTCGGGAAGAGTATCGGAAACATGTTAAATCTCAGATCTCTCTTGATCTTGTCGACACGATAACTACTTTAGAACAACACCATGAACAACTATTAGAACTGTGTGAACAGATTAATCTTGCAAAGAAGCAA GTAACAGATAGTGCATCAAATACAAAGACCACCATTAACACAGTCTTTGAAAATTTCCTTGCTGCTGTCACTGATACTGTAAATGAGAGGTGCAAGAAGCTAATTGAAGAGGTAGAAAAG GTTCAGGAAGAGGCTTTAGATCCTCTTGAGCAATGTAGCCAGATGTTGGAAGCAAAAGTAAGAGAAGCTTCGGAGAGAGTTGAGCAAGGCAAGCGACTTCAGAAGCATGGAGGAGTCTTAGCAAAGGATACAGTCATAAGATTCCAAGAAGAAGCTGGAGCAATGACCAG CTTGCCAGAGGTTCCTGCGTTGTGTGCTGTGCCAAGCGTTAGTGTGGAGTTCCCTAGTGATCCTTCTCTTATTGAGGGAATGCATCAGTTGTTAGCTGATGCAGGAACTGTATCTCGTATGGGACCAGTACAGATCACAAACATTGTGGAAAAACCTGGAGCCCTCCTAGTTTCTTGGGAAGAG GTTGATGAGGATGTTTCCGATGACGGAATAGAGTTTTATTTGCAGTGTAGTACTGCTGGAGCAGTAGATTCAAAAACTGCAGCATTCCATTGTAGATATAAAGGGCCTGATTATTCCTATCTGTTGAGGGATATCTATGCTGGAGAATCGTACTTGTTAAGAGTAGCCTCAAGAAGAGAAGGCTCCACCAGTTTAGGTCCATGGAGCTTGGTACAATCTGCCAAAACCACCATACCCCATTTTC GTTGGCAACAGAGAGCTAATTCAGGCTGGACCATAGCGGATGAAGGTCGCTTAGCATCCAAAGTTAACAGTGATTTAGAAGTTCTTCACTCTGACGGGCCTCTTTTGGTGCCTGGGACATCTGTGTTATTTAAG GTTGCTTGTGGAGGAGTAGGCTGTAGTGATGAAGGTCTTGGATTGGCTTGTAAACCAATATCTGGACCTGAACAGCTCCTCTATCAAGGAGCATTATTTCTTAACACACAGG GGTGTGTTTTCCTGGATGGTGTGAGTCGAGTGACATGGCTACCAGCAATCCAAGAGGGAGTGCATGTTAGTTTTGCAGTGGAAAAGGTGTCTTCAATAAAACTTCGTGTTTACATCGAGTGCCAAGATAAGCAG GTCACTTATGAATGGGGAGTCCCTGATGCCCACTCTGGTTTGTATTTCGTGGCGTCATTTGGAGAGCCCTGTTGGAGAATAAGTGTGCACTAG